One window of Mixophyes fleayi isolate aMixFle1 chromosome 3, aMixFle1.hap1, whole genome shotgun sequence genomic DNA carries:
- the LOC142144361 gene encoding trace amine-associated receptor 4-like has translation MNSSGSWSEQHVNFCFHFLNTSCTRTNRPVSTYWALYIFMFGAIILTVMGNLMVIISVSHFTQLHTPTNFLILSLAIADFLVGLMIMPYSMVRSVTSCWYFGDIFCKLHSCFDVMLCTTSIFHLFFISVDRYYAICHPLNYYRKITIPVVEVFLIASWFVPCLYSFGLILSNIHMEGIHDYVTRLSCTGSCTLVLNRVWGTISSLICFFIPGILMIGIYIHIFSIARKQAKVLFNHTNSLCEKKATSSRIYMNVENKAARTLSLIMGAFILCWLPFFVVTVIDPYVNFSTSEDAYNAVLWLGYFNSTLNPIIYALFYPWFKKSFACIITGKIFNLGSSSLHVITSV, from the coding sequence ATGAATTCCTCTGGTTCATGGAGCGAGCAGCATGTGAACTTTTGCTTTCACTTTCTCAACACTTCCTGCACTAGGACAAACAGACCTGTCTCCACTTACTGGGCTTTGTATATCTTCATGTTTGGAGCTATAATCCTCACAGTTATGGGAAACCTGATGGTGATCATTTCAGTTTCTCATTTCACACAGCTCCACACTCCAACCAACTTCCTCATTCTGTCCTTGGCCATTGCGGACTTCCTTGTTGGACTTATGATCATGCCATACAGCATGGTGCGATCTGTAACCTCATGCTGGTATTTTGGGGACATATTTTGTAAACTACACAGTTGTTTTGATGTGATGTTGTGTACAACCTCCATATTTCATCTTTTCTTTATTTCAGTTGACCGTTACTACGCAATATGTCACCCACTTAACTATTACAGGAAAATAACTATTCCGGTAGTAGAGGTGTTTTTGATAGCAAGTTGGTTTGTGCCTTGTCTATATTCATTTGGCCTTATCCTATCTAATATACATATGGAAGGAATACATGATTATGTTACCAGATTGTCCTGCACTGGTTCTTGTACTCTTGTGTTAAACAGAGTTTGGGGAACAATTTCTtcattaatatgtttttttattcctGGTATTCTGATGATAGGAATTTACATTCATATTTTTTCCATTGCTAGAAAACAAGCTAAGGTCTTATTTAATCACACAAATTCTCTGTGTGAGAAAAAAGCCACCAGTAGCAGAATATACATGAATGTAGAAAACAAAGCAGCAAGGACACTGAGTTTAATTATGGGGGCATTTATATTGTGCTGGCTGCCATTTTTTGTTGTTACTGTAATTGACCCTTATGTAAATTTCTCAACTTCTGAAGATGCTTACAATGCTGTCTTATGGCTAGGTTATTTTAATTCCACTCTTAATCCGATTATATACGCTTTGTTCTATCCATGGTTCAAAAAATCATTTGCATGCATTATAACAGGCAAAATATTTAATCTAGGTTCTTCTTCTTTGCATGTGATAACTAGTGTGTGA